The following are encoded in a window of Procambarus clarkii isolate CNS0578487 chromosome 33, FALCON_Pclarkii_2.0, whole genome shotgun sequence genomic DNA:
- the LOC138370778 gene encoding small proline-rich protein 3-like — MDSREVPVEGSREVPVEGSREVPVEGSREVPVEGSREVPIEESREVPVEGSREVPDEGSREVPVEGSREVPIEESREVPVEWSREVPDEGSREVPVKGSREVPVKGSREVPVDVSREVPFEESRKVPVEGWKDQLRRNERA; from the coding sequence ATGGACTCGAGGGAAGTACCTGTCGAAGGGTCGAGGGAAGTACCTGTCGAAGGGTCGAGGGAAGTACCTGTCGAAGGGTCAAGGGAAGTACCTGTCGAAGGGTCGAGGGAAGTACCTATCGAAGAGTCAAGGGAAGTACCTGTCGAAGGGTCGAGGGAAGTACCTGATGAAGGGTCAAGGGAAGTACCTGTCGAAGGGTCGAGGGAAGTACCTATCGAAGAGTCAAGGGAAGTACCTGTCGAATGGTCGAGGGAAGTACCTGATGAAGGGTCAAGGGAAGTACCTGTCAAAGGGTCAAGGGAAGTACCTGTCAAAGGGTCAAGGGAAGTACCTGTCGATGTGTCAAGGGAAGTACCTTTCGAAGAATCAAGGAAAGTACCTGTCGAAGGATGGAAGGATCAGCTGAGGAGGAATGAGAGAGCATAA
- the LOC123765354 gene encoding transcription factor 21-like — protein sequence MAKSENEVSPQVGGRNTVDDNNNSENKSPNDSSSNITSGGNSSGGKYQLRPRSLQARRRSDSEWSLQDSLRHKPRPPPLSRYRRKTANARERYRMRQINTAFESLRGVLPSWVCSRRPASDMTKITTLRLASAYIRSLQDILDGNAHQDTCSWVLSSILEEASTSPGEPQSDITFQEYQPHLQTNNPIKMQQQQQPAMHPPQESDLVSFLCASSETAVFQDNLETFSYLSPMSESEAVSLLLGSEPLRLWNDGQHSQVVS from the coding sequence ATGGCCAAATCGGAAAACGAGGTGTCACCTCAGGTAGGCGGAAGAAACACCGTGGACGATAATAACAATAGTGAAAATAAAAGCCCAAACGATAGTTCCAGTAACATTACGAGTGGTGGAAACTCGTCCGGAGGGAAGTACCAGCTGCGGCCTCGTTCCCTGCAGGCCCGGCGTCGCTCTGACAGCGAGTGGAGTCTCCAGGACTCGTTGAGACACAAGCCGCGGCCTCCGCCGCTCTCCAGGTACCGCAGGAAGACGGCCAATGCCCGGGAGAGGTACCGCATGCGGCAGATCAACACGGCCTTTGAGAGCTTGCGGGGCGTCCTGCCATCCTGGGTGTGTAGTCGCCGCCCCGCCTCGGATATGACCAAGATTACCACCCTGAGACTTGCCTCGGCTTATATCCGATCCCTCCAGGATATACTGGATGGTAACGCCCACCAGGACACCTGCTCCTGGGTGCTTTCCAGCATCCTGGAAGAGGCCTCGACCAGCCCTGGAGAACCTCAGTCCGACATCACATTCCAGGAATATCAGCCCCATTTGCAAACCAACAATCCTATCAAgatgcagcaacagcagcagcccgCGATGCACCCACCTCAAGAGTCTGATCTGGTGTCGTTCCTGTGCGCTTCCTCTGAAACCGCAGTCTTCCAAGACAATCTGGAGACGTTCTCGTACCTGTCGCCTATGTCCGAATCGGAAGCCGTGTCGTTACTGCTGGGATCTGAGCCCCTCCGCCTGTGGAACGACGGTCAGCATTCGCAGGTAGTGTCGTGA